A single Haloplasma contractile SSD-17B DNA region contains:
- a CDS encoding DUF5696 domain-containing protein, with the protein MKKLVVRSLVAIALIVSSFIVINAKDNEVDYTVSTGKTLSGKDFMNNYITNQGTGLKEYNIEIPDRFLKVAANDYLELYLEEETLAIAIRNVSNGYVWFSYDVTNEFNPEQYSEEIVNKIKSGVYIDTYNKFAPATRTLFETNSFGDRMVDIQYKKDSNGFVATVDFTHIMIKFDVHVKLDGEDLVIEVPRESVQEYDPKLWTPGNTDISLSNIYVYPYLGSTMQEENGYVVIPDGSGAIVGLKEEPKFNLDYSAFVYGQDAGYMDEGEESELKVQTVKPLERVTLPIYGIIHDVGNTGLLVVSESGENFAQYNYTSKGGSKHYYQSYFIYNYRATYKQFQSRTNEDQHILGFQPETNDFDLKQRYVFLSGDEADYVGLAKKYRQKLEEGNGFSNEQVKRELNYPMQIDMIGNEITNGIFFEKYVPTTTYKEAIDIIEALKDTGYENLAVTYKTFNKDESAYRFDVYKGLGNKDELESMIKYLNNEDVDFNYYVDYLKSYNNNKYTASKMNKRALSTFEYTRMYLYGYINDVEYLPTFIENDLDRYNEYDIDSLAFDSLSHVLFTSKNKNEIRYRNENVAFIYESLEKLNQNGISTNLYNPDAYLYKYTNEYYDAPITSSEFMYIDATIPLVQLITSGHMNMYSPHLNFISNESNTLLRLVEYGINPSYLLTGKNAYHLKRTNSSDVFVSEYKVLKDRIARYDAFIEKGLNAVNGLEMVDHSLPQSGVSVSEFSDGTNTVTVIVNYNTYDIEYNGTTVEAKGYDVL; encoded by the coding sequence ATGAAAAAGTTAGTTGTTAGAAGTCTTGTAGCAATTGCCCTAATAGTAAGTAGTTTTATAGTAATTAACGCTAAAGATAATGAGGTTGATTACACAGTATCAACTGGTAAGACCTTATCAGGAAAAGACTTTATGAATAATTATATTACGAATCAAGGAACGGGACTAAAAGAATACAATATTGAAATTCCAGACAGGTTTCTGAAAGTTGCGGCTAATGACTATTTAGAATTATACTTAGAAGAAGAGACATTAGCGATTGCAATTCGCAATGTATCAAATGGTTATGTATGGTTCTCATACGATGTAACGAATGAGTTTAACCCTGAACAATACTCAGAAGAAATTGTAAATAAAATTAAATCAGGTGTCTACATCGATACATATAACAAGTTTGCACCGGCTACTCGTACTTTATTTGAGACGAATTCATTTGGAGACCGAATGGTTGACATTCAATATAAAAAAGATTCAAATGGCTTTGTAGCAACCGTTGACTTTACGCACATTATGATTAAATTTGATGTACATGTAAAATTAGATGGAGAAGACTTAGTTATAGAGGTGCCAAGAGAGTCAGTTCAAGAATATGATCCTAAACTATGGACACCGGGTAATACGGATATATCATTAAGTAATATATATGTTTATCCATATTTGGGGTCTACTATGCAAGAAGAGAATGGTTATGTAGTAATTCCAGATGGTTCAGGTGCTATTGTAGGATTAAAAGAGGAACCAAAGTTTAACTTAGACTATAGTGCATTTGTGTATGGCCAAGATGCAGGATATATGGATGAAGGGGAAGAGTCGGAATTAAAAGTACAAACTGTTAAACCATTAGAACGAGTGACACTCCCTATATATGGAATCATTCATGATGTAGGAAATACAGGTTTACTTGTAGTTTCTGAATCAGGTGAAAACTTCGCTCAATATAATTATACGTCTAAAGGTGGTTCAAAACATTACTACCAATCTTATTTCATATATAACTACAGGGCTACTTACAAACAGTTCCAAAGTCGTACAAATGAAGATCAACATATTTTAGGTTTCCAACCCGAGACAAACGACTTTGACCTGAAACAGCGCTACGTATTCTTATCTGGAGACGAAGCGGACTACGTTGGATTAGCTAAAAAATATCGTCAAAAATTAGAAGAAGGAAATGGCTTTTCTAATGAACAAGTAAAGAGAGAGTTAAATTATCCAATGCAAATTGATATGATTGGAAATGAGATAACAAATGGTATTTTCTTTGAGAAATATGTGCCAACTACTACATACAAAGAAGCGATTGATATTATAGAAGCTCTAAAAGATACCGGATATGAAAACCTAGCTGTGACTTATAAAACATTTAATAAAGATGAGTCAGCCTATCGCTTTGATGTATATAAGGGGCTAGGAAACAAAGATGAATTAGAGTCTATGATTAAATACTTGAATAATGAAGATGTTGACTTTAACTACTACGTTGATTATCTGAAAAGCTATAACAACAACAAATATACAGCTAGCAAGATGAATAAACGAGCGTTATCAACATTCGAATATACGCGTATGTATTTATATGGCTATATAAATGATGTAGAGTATTTACCTACATTTATTGAAAATGACTTGGATCGTTATAATGAGTATGATATCGATTCATTAGCTTTCGATAGTTTAAGCCATGTATTATTCACATCAAAAAACAAAAATGAAATTCGCTATAGAAATGAAAATGTAGCGTTCATATATGAGTCACTAGAGAAATTAAATCAGAATGGGATTAGCACTAATCTTTATAATCCAGATGCTTACTTATACAAATATACAAATGAATATTATGATGCGCCAATCACATCAAGTGAATTTATGTATATTGACGCAACAATACCGCTTGTACAACTTATAACAAGTGGACATATGAATATGTATTCTCCACATTTGAACTTTATTTCAAATGAATCTAACACATTGTTAAGATTAGTTGAATACGGAATCAATCCTTCTTATCTACTCACAGGAAAGAATGCATATCACTTAAAGCGTACTAATTCAAGCGATGTCTTTGTTTCTGAGTACAAAGTATTAAAAGATCGTATTGCTAGATACGATGCATTTATAGAAAAAGGTTTAAACGCAGTTAACGGTCTAGAAATGGTTGACCATAGTCTTCCTCAGAGTGGGGTTTCTGTATCAGAGTTCTCTGATGGAACGAACACTGTAACAGTAATAGTAAATTACAATACCTACGACATTGAATACAATGGTACAACAGTCGAAGCGAAGGGATATGATGTACTATGA